In Rubidibacter lacunae KORDI 51-2, a genomic segment contains:
- a CDS encoding BaiN/RdsA family NAD(P)/FAD-dependent oxidoreductase, whose product MQIAIVGGGAAGFFGAIAAATTDPTARVMLLEAGRHPLAKVRISGGGRCNVTHHCFDPATLVQSYPRGGRALRGAFSRFQPRDTVAWFATRGVALKTEADGRMFPTTDDSETIVTCLLDAAERAGVELRTGARVSHVRRLPEGRFALVSKSEELHSDRVLLATGSSPQGHLWARELGHAVNKPVPSLFTFELADPQLLTLAGVSIETVRLRLHAPGKQRYEQTGPLLIAHWGLTGPAVLKLSAWAARVLHECNYQLPLSINWVPSENPETVRACLLNCRSERSRRQIGTACPLPLPRRVWHYLLQRSHIDRTTHWAEVANKAIERTVNELTRSQFEICGKGQFKDEFVTCGGVALKDVNFKTMESRRVPGLYLAGEVLDIDGITGGFNFQAAWTTGWLAGCAMVAPFERSNIPASSKPTRSVDIGSV is encoded by the coding sequence ATGCAGATTGCAATTGTTGGTGGTGGGGCAGCAGGTTTCTTCGGCGCGATCGCCGCAGCGACAACCGATCCCACAGCACGCGTCATGCTGCTGGAAGCCGGGCGACACCCTCTGGCGAAGGTGCGGATTTCGGGGGGCGGTCGTTGCAACGTTACGCATCACTGCTTCGACCCAGCAACCTTAGTTCAATCCTATCCGCGTGGCGGTCGGGCACTCCGCGGTGCTTTTTCCCGGTTTCAGCCTCGGGATACTGTTGCATGGTTTGCGACTAGAGGTGTTGCCCTCAAAACCGAGGCAGACGGGCGTATGTTCCCTACTACCGACGACTCGGAGACGATCGTGACCTGTCTGCTCGATGCAGCCGAGCGGGCGGGAGTCGAATTGCGAACGGGTGCGCGCGTGTCGCACGTGCGACGCTTGCCTGAGGGTCGTTTCGCCCTCGTATCGAAGTCCGAGGAACTCCATAGCGATCGAGTATTGTTGGCAACGGGCAGCAGCCCGCAAGGGCACCTCTGGGCACGGGAGCTGGGTCATGCAGTTAACAAGCCGGTGCCGTCGCTATTCACCTTCGAGCTTGCCGACCCGCAACTTCTTACCCTTGCTGGCGTGAGTATCGAGACCGTTCGGTTGCGCCTGCACGCACCAGGCAAGCAGCGCTACGAGCAAACCGGACCACTGCTGATCGCCCACTGGGGTCTGACCGGGCCGGCCGTGTTAAAGCTATCGGCTTGGGCGGCACGGGTATTGCACGAGTGCAACTACCAACTGCCCCTCAGTATTAACTGGGTCCCGTCCGAAAATCCCGAAACCGTTCGCGCTTGCCTGCTGAACTGCCGCTCCGAGCGATCGCGTCGTCAAATTGGTACGGCCTGTCCGCTACCGCTACCGCGCCGCGTTTGGCATTACTTGCTCCAGCGCTCGCACATAGACCGCACGACCCATTGGGCGGAAGTTGCAAACAAAGCAATCGAGCGGACGGTTAACGAGCTGACGCGATCGCAATTCGAAATCTGCGGGAAAGGTCAATTCAAAGATGAGTTCGTGACGTGTGGTGGCGTTGCGCTCAAAGACGTGAACTTCAAAACAATGGAGAGCCGGCGCGTACCGGGTTTGTATTTAGCAGGTGAAGTCCTCGACATCGACGGCATTACGGGCGGTTTCAACTTTCAAGCAGCGTGGACGACGGGTTGGCTGGCCGGATGCGCCATGGTCGCGCCGTTCGAACGCTCGAACATACCTGCATCGAGCAAGCCAACCCGCTCGGTCGATATCGGCTCGGTTTAA
- a CDS encoding photosystem I reaction centre subunit IX / PsaJ has product MADNNNFLTYLSTAPVLATVTVIVLAVIMIALNNASPDLLSL; this is encoded by the coding sequence ATGGCAGACAACAATAATTTCCTGACGTATTTGTCTACCGCTCCGGTGCTGGCAACGGTGACGGTTATCGTACTTGCGGTGATAATGATCGCGCTCAATAATGCCTCCCCCGATTTGTTGTCCCTGTAG
- a CDS encoding photosystem I reaction centre subunit III, translating to MARIIPLILAVVLWLGFAPSASAQVDNPNNSVLVPCSESSAFQARAANARNTTGDPLSGQKRFERYSNLLCGPEGLPHLVVDGSLSHAGEFITPSLLFLYIAGFIGWAGRSYLISIRTGKKPEEKEVVIDVPLAIKCVSAALLWPLAAVKELLSGELTVPEADIPVSPR from the coding sequence ATGGCGAGAATCATCCCGCTCATTCTGGCAGTCGTGCTATGGCTGGGCTTTGCGCCGTCGGCTTCGGCACAAGTGGACAACCCTAACAACTCCGTGCTAGTTCCCTGCTCGGAATCGTCTGCGTTTCAAGCTCGCGCAGCGAACGCTCGCAATACCACGGGCGATCCACTGTCGGGTCAAAAACGCTTCGAGCGCTATAGCAACCTACTGTGCGGTCCTGAAGGATTACCACACCTGGTTGTTGACGGTAGCCTGTCTCACGCCGGCGAATTTATCACGCCTAGCTTGCTCTTTCTTTACATTGCCGGTTTCATCGGTTGGGCCGGTCGTAGCTACCTGATTTCGATTCGCACCGGAAAGAAGCCCGAGGAAAAAGAAGTCGTGATCGACGTGCCGCTCGCAATCAAATGCGTGTCGGCGGCACTGTTATGGCCGCTGGCAGCTGTCAAAGAGTTGCTATCCGGCGAGCTGACCGTTCCCGAGGCGGACATTCCCGTTTCGCCCCGCTAA
- the tsaD gene encoding tRNA (adenosine(37)-N6)-threonylcarbamoyltransferase complex transferase subunit TsaD has product MATILAIETSCDETAVAIVRDRSVLSSIVASQIAIHQRYGGVVPEVASRQHLEAINPCLDKSLVEAGVGWSAIDGVAATVAPGLVGALLVGVSAAKALAVVRNLPFLGVHHLEGHIYASYLSAPDLQPPFLSLLVSGGHTSAICVRGCGDYETLGTTRDDAAGEAFDKVARLLKLGYPGGPAIDRQARSGNPDAFAFPEGKVSRPGGGYYQYDFSFSGLKTAVGRKVASLVETEPTLPIADLAASFQATVARTLTARTVACALNSGLDAIAVGGGVAANSYLRQQMQRAAREKGLRVFFPPLHLCTDNAAMIGCAAADHYERGHRSPLTLGVSSRLPLSQVMSLYAEAPIPAGID; this is encoded by the coding sequence ATGGCAACCATCCTAGCAATCGAAACCAGTTGCGACGAGACAGCCGTGGCGATCGTGCGCGATCGTTCGGTCCTCAGCAGCATCGTTGCCTCGCAAATTGCCATCCACCAGCGCTACGGTGGGGTCGTACCCGAAGTTGCATCGCGTCAGCATCTAGAAGCAATCAATCCTTGCCTCGACAAAAGCCTTGTCGAGGCAGGTGTCGGCTGGTCGGCGATTGACGGGGTGGCAGCCACGGTTGCGCCCGGTTTGGTGGGTGCGCTGCTCGTGGGCGTGTCGGCAGCGAAAGCCCTCGCGGTTGTCCGCAACCTGCCCTTCTTAGGCGTACATCACCTTGAAGGACACATTTATGCCTCGTATCTAAGCGCGCCCGACCTACAGCCACCATTCCTCTCATTGCTAGTTTCGGGCGGGCATACGAGCGCGATTTGCGTGCGCGGCTGCGGCGACTACGAAACCCTCGGTACGACCCGCGACGACGCTGCCGGAGAGGCGTTTGACAAGGTCGCACGCTTATTGAAGTTAGGCTATCCAGGTGGGCCGGCCATCGATCGCCAAGCGCGATCGGGCAATCCAGATGCCTTTGCTTTTCCGGAAGGCAAAGTATCGCGACCGGGGGGCGGCTACTATCAGTATGATTTTAGTTTCAGCGGTTTGAAAACCGCAGTCGGCCGCAAGGTTGCCAGCCTTGTCGAGACCGAGCCGACGCTCCCGATCGCTGATTTGGCAGCCTCATTCCAGGCTACGGTTGCCCGGACCCTAACGGCTCGCACAGTTGCCTGTGCCCTAAACAGCGGTCTCGATGCAATTGCAGTAGGCGGCGGCGTGGCCGCAAACAGTTACCTGCGCCAGCAAATGCAACGGGCTGCTCGGGAAAAGGGTCTGCGCGTTTTCTTCCCACCTTTGCACTTGTGCACGGATAACGCCGCCATGATCGGTTGTGCGGCTGCAGACCATTACGAGCGCGGGCACAGATCGCCGTTGACTCTGGGCGTGAGTTCTCGACTACCACTCTCGCAAGTAATGTCACTTTACGCCGAGGCACCCATTCCAGCTGGGATAGATTAG